Proteins encoded in a region of the Marinococcus sp. PL1-022 genome:
- the pucL gene encoding factor-independent urate hydroxylase: MLTIEQVNQLSRREFIDTFGGVYENSPWVAEAVEPVRPIDSVEDLHQRMAGVVMTSGEENRRALIQAHPSLGEKKPMSGESASEQESAGLTEMEEEQQEELRIWNERYQDKFGMPFIIAVRGKTAEDILEAVRVRMEHTQEEEERQAVREIHRIALLRLEAIIEEERPETITESNDESVETGSSPAAGEQEASAALAAEPARLSQTATRTSSKKRRTMSYGKGDVFAYRTFSIPFTDITPIPESPYEGTNNTIFGLNVSVNITGEAFLPSFTEGDNSMVVATDSMKNFIQRHLGSYEGATVEGFLAYVGEAFLEKYDHVETAEVYADHLPFEKVNVDNTGYKSGVVFKKSHNENPAAMVKVGRTSFGAPEIIEQESYVKDVQLVKVVDNSFVGFIRDEYTTLPEDSNRPLFIYLNIGWTYEAPHIAFGQNGEGYVAAEQVKDIAAAVFHETQTASIQQLIYYIGRRVLERFPQLQEVSFESQNHTWDTVVEDIPGSDGKVYTEPRRPYGFQRFSVHREDLDHEGEA; this comes from the coding sequence ATGCTGACCATTGAACAAGTAAACCAATTATCCCGCCGGGAATTTATCGACACTTTCGGAGGGGTGTATGAGAATTCTCCGTGGGTGGCCGAAGCAGTCGAACCGGTGAGGCCGATAGATTCTGTTGAAGACCTGCACCAGCGGATGGCAGGCGTAGTTATGACGTCCGGGGAAGAGAACCGGCGGGCCCTGATCCAGGCGCACCCTTCTCTTGGAGAAAAGAAGCCGATGAGCGGGGAATCTGCTTCCGAGCAGGAAAGCGCTGGTTTGACGGAGATGGAAGAGGAGCAGCAGGAAGAGCTGCGTATATGGAACGAGCGTTATCAGGATAAGTTTGGCATGCCGTTTATTATAGCGGTAAGAGGAAAGACCGCAGAGGATATCTTAGAGGCAGTCCGGGTGCGGATGGAACATACCCAGGAGGAAGAAGAGCGCCAGGCTGTAAGGGAAATACACCGGATAGCTCTCCTGCGGCTCGAGGCCATCATTGAAGAGGAGCGGCCGGAAACGATAACTGAATCAAACGACGAAAGCGTGGAAACAGGCAGCAGTCCCGCAGCCGGAGAGCAGGAAGCTTCTGCAGCGCTTGCGGCAGAGCCAGCCCGCCTGTCGCAGACAGCGACAAGGACAAGCAGTAAAAAACGAAGAACGATGAGCTACGGCAAAGGCGATGTATTTGCCTACCGGACGTTTTCCATACCATTTACAGATATCACCCCAATACCGGAGTCCCCTTATGAAGGCACCAACAACACGATTTTTGGCTTAAATGTGTCTGTCAATATTACCGGGGAGGCCTTCCTGCCGAGCTTTACCGAGGGCGACAACAGCATGGTGGTGGCGACGGATTCCATGAAAAACTTTATCCAGCGTCACCTGGGCAGCTATGAAGGGGCAACAGTGGAAGGATTTCTTGCCTATGTCGGAGAAGCGTTTCTCGAAAAATATGATCACGTCGAAACCGCAGAGGTATACGCCGACCATCTTCCTTTCGAAAAAGTAAATGTAGATAATACGGGATACAAAAGCGGTGTAGTGTTTAAAAAGTCGCATAATGAAAATCCTGCAGCGATGGTAAAAGTAGGGCGGACCTCGTTTGGGGCTCCGGAAATTATCGAGCAGGAAAGCTATGTAAAGGATGTCCAGCTCGTGAAAGTAGTTGATAATTCATTTGTCGGCTTTATCCGGGATGAATACACAACGCTCCCCGAGGACTCCAATCGTCCGTTATTTATTTATTTGAATATCGGCTGGACCTATGAAGCACCGCATATCGCCTTCGGACAGAACGGGGAAGGCTACGTAGCCGCTGAGCAGGTGAAGGATATTGCAGCTGCCGTTTTCCACGAAACACAGACGGCCTCCATCCAGCAGCTGATCTATTATATCGGCCGCCGGGTGCTGGAGCGGTTCCCGCAGCTTCAGGAGGTGTCCTTCGAGTCGCAGAACCATACGTGGGACACTGTGGTTGAAGATATTCCCGGAAGTGATGGAAAGGTATATACAGAGCCGCGCCGTCCATACGGCTTCCAGCGCTTTTCGGTGCACCGGGAAGATCTGGATCATGAAGGAGAAGCATAA
- a CDS encoding PucR family transcriptional regulator, producing MNIGETLQRPVWKDARLLAGKDGEIREIRQVNMMDAPDIVDYLQEDDLLVTTGYHYKDRPEELSVLIERMDAVGCAGIGLKIERFLQKLPESVIEKADELQFPIIALPEDIGLGAMVNDMLNDMLSVRTRELREALNIHQRLTDHVMHGKGLTALLEEVCDYIGFPVLLLDAYDRPIYAGEGMETAQTVLETHRRAKRDLFLAGSTYSSFCVWETAQTYTLFPVRTHETRSGCLVIGGEIPIYDNGLVLIIDQAVNVIGFERMKQSAIAQYERRARDEFFQNFINEGYSSDEEARNRAEEMGLPNSRNYGCAVGMLDPEPRLPVTYTQQQREMDHMYEYIEGELDKWRTPAWFFKKERQCIILWEVEQLQAEADEASVEALRQLQEGIQLFFGRSISFGIGNTARSFLDTPASYKEAENTLYNSQLTGERGFIRSYYTKDIAQLLRLLPTEELASFSHSVLQELTEGSQEEQGLVQTLSVYLESHCHVADTAKRLYIHRNTVLYRLEKCEERLGVSLKNPETTMRLRLALRVQNVLSSE from the coding sequence GTGAACATAGGAGAAACGCTGCAGCGCCCGGTCTGGAAGGATGCAAGACTGCTTGCGGGAAAAGACGGAGAGATCCGGGAGATCCGGCAGGTGAATATGATGGATGCGCCGGATATTGTTGATTATCTGCAGGAGGACGACCTGCTGGTGACGACCGGGTACCATTACAAGGACCGCCCTGAGGAATTAAGCGTGCTCATCGAGCGGATGGACGCCGTGGGGTGCGCCGGCATTGGGCTTAAAATCGAACGTTTTCTGCAGAAGCTGCCGGAGAGCGTCATCGAAAAGGCGGACGAGCTGCAGTTTCCTATTATTGCCCTGCCGGAGGATATCGGTCTTGGAGCGATGGTCAATGATATGCTCAATGACATGCTTTCGGTGCGGACAAGAGAGCTGCGCGAAGCGTTAAACATCCACCAGCGGCTGACCGATCATGTTATGCACGGTAAAGGCCTCACAGCGTTGCTTGAGGAAGTATGCGACTACATTGGCTTTCCGGTTCTGCTGCTGGATGCATATGACCGTCCGATCTATGCAGGCGAAGGAATGGAAACAGCACAGACGGTGCTTGAAACGCACCGTCGGGCGAAACGGGATCTGTTTTTAGCCGGCAGTACCTACAGCAGCTTCTGCGTGTGGGAAACAGCGCAGACGTACACACTGTTTCCGGTACGGACACACGAAACACGCAGCGGCTGTCTGGTGATTGGCGGCGAAATTCCGATTTATGACAACGGGCTTGTGCTTATCATTGACCAGGCTGTGAACGTAATCGGATTCGAACGGATGAAACAGAGCGCCATCGCTCAGTATGAACGAAGAGCCCGCGATGAATTTTTTCAAAATTTCATCAATGAAGGCTATTCATCCGATGAAGAAGCACGAAACCGGGCAGAAGAGATGGGGCTGCCAAACAGCCGAAATTACGGCTGCGCAGTAGGCATGCTTGACCCCGAGCCAAGGCTTCCGGTCACCTATACCCAGCAGCAGCGGGAAATGGACCACATGTATGAATACATTGAAGGTGAATTGGACAAATGGCGCACGCCGGCCTGGTTTTTCAAAAAAGAGCGGCAGTGTATTATTTTATGGGAGGTGGAACAGCTGCAGGCAGAGGCAGATGAAGCTTCGGTGGAGGCACTGCGGCAGCTGCAGGAAGGGATTCAGCTGTTTTTTGGCCGCTCGATATCCTTTGGCATTGGAAACACGGCGCGGTCGTTTCTTGATACCCCGGCTTCCTATAAAGAGGCGGAAAACACCTTGTACAACAGCCAGCTTACCGGCGAACGCGGGTTTATACGCTCCTATTATACAAAGGACATCGCCCAGCTTCTCCGGCTGCTGCCCACCGAAGAGCTGGCCTCGTTCAGCCACTCGGTGCTGCAGGAGCTGACAGAGGGGAGCCAGGAGGAACAGGGGCTTGTACAGACCTTATCTGTCTATCTCGAGTCGCACTGTCACGTGGCTGATACGGCAAAACGGCTTTACATTCACCGTAATACGGTGCTCTACCGCCTGGAAAAATGCGAGGAGCGCTTAGGGGTTTCATTGAAAAATCCTGAAACGACGATGCGGCTGCGCCTGGCGCTGCGGGTGCAGAATGTTCTCTCCTCGGAGTGA
- a CDS encoding nitric oxide synthase oxygenase, with protein sequence MTNVEALKQDAYAFLEQYYRETGQPLAVFEERWENVEQEIEASGHYEHMFEELSFGAKVSWRNSNRCIGRFFWKSLQVIDCRDVRTEEQAVEALRHHIRYAENDGKIIPTISVFPSVKNGKERMRIWNYQLIRYAGYERDGEIIGDPQSVAFTKYCESLGWKGEKTSFDLLPLVVQVNEGAPQWFPLKTEEVLEVPINHPDSDAFSTLGLKWYAVPIVSDMKMEIGGITYTAAPFNGWYMETEIGARNLADEDRYNMLPQAADVLGIDRTYAGSLWKDRALVEMNRAVLHSYKKAGVSMVDHHTAASQFRRFEQQEQKAGREVTGDWTWLIPPVSPAATHIFHSSYRNIMHTPNFFYQQHPYK encoded by the coding sequence ATGACCAATGTAGAAGCATTAAAACAGGATGCATATGCATTTTTAGAGCAGTATTACCGGGAAACAGGCCAGCCACTGGCCGTTTTTGAGGAACGCTGGGAAAACGTAGAGCAGGAGATTGAAGCTTCCGGGCACTATGAGCATATGTTTGAAGAATTGTCATTCGGAGCGAAGGTCTCCTGGCGCAACAGCAACCGCTGTATCGGGCGTTTTTTCTGGAAAAGCCTGCAGGTTATCGACTGCCGGGACGTGCGTACCGAAGAGCAGGCAGTCGAAGCGCTCCGCCACCATATCCGCTACGCAGAAAACGACGGCAAAATTATTCCCACGATCTCTGTATTTCCTTCGGTCAAAAACGGGAAGGAGCGGATGCGCATATGGAACTACCAGCTGATCCGCTACGCCGGCTACGAGCGGGACGGGGAAATCATTGGCGACCCACAGTCTGTTGCTTTCACAAAGTACTGTGAATCACTGGGATGGAAGGGCGAAAAAACATCCTTTGACCTTCTTCCCCTGGTCGTTCAGGTAAACGAAGGTGCTCCCCAGTGGTTTCCGTTGAAAACCGAAGAAGTACTAGAAGTTCCGATTAACCATCCGGATAGCGATGCTTTTTCCACGCTCGGTTTAAAATGGTACGCCGTGCCGATTGTTTCGGATATGAAAATGGAAATCGGCGGCATCACGTATACGGCCGCTCCGTTTAACGGCTGGTACATGGAAACGGAAATTGGCGCCCGGAATCTCGCAGACGAGGACCGCTACAATATGCTCCCGCAGGCTGCAGACGTGCTTGGCATCGACCGGACGTACGCGGGAAGTTTATGGAAGGACCGGGCGCTTGTCGAGATGAACCGCGCCGTGCTGCATTCGTATAAAAAAGCAGGCGTCAGCATGGTGGATCATCACACGGCCGCCTCGCAGTTCAGACGGTTTGAGCAGCAGGAGCAAAAAGCAGGCCGGGAAGTAACCGGTGACTGGACGTGGCTGATCCCGCCGGTATCGCCGGCCGCTACTCATATCTTTCACAGCTCCTACCGCAATATCATGCACACGCCGAATTTCTTTTACCAGCAGCATCCTTATAAATAA
- a CDS encoding NAD(P)H-quinone oxidoreductase, whose amino-acid sequence MKAVITTETGGPEVLQIQDREAPKPEMDEVLIRVKAAAVNRTDILNREGKAGYIENPVLGIEVAGVVEEAGTENPFSPGDRVMGLVNGGGYAEYAVMRADRVMRIPEAFTYAEAAAVPEVFLTAYQTLYWIGHLNQHESVLVHAGGSGVGTAAIQLASKLSSARVLTTAGSAEKLAFTQKLGADVCINYKEQNFEEEVLAATDDKGVNVILDFVGASYWEQNLKSIQTDGRWVLIGVLGGANVPNVNLMKLLMKRVQLTGTLLTPRSDEYKAELSRDFVKHAMSHLEDGSIRPIVDTVFSFEKIADAHRHMQDNKNIGKIILEW is encoded by the coding sequence ATGAAGGCAGTAATTACTACAGAAACCGGCGGACCGGAGGTACTGCAGATTCAGGATCGTGAGGCTCCGAAGCCGGAGATGGACGAGGTGCTGATCAGGGTAAAAGCAGCAGCCGTGAACCGGACCGACATTTTAAACCGGGAGGGCAAGGCCGGATACATCGAAAACCCGGTGCTCGGCATTGAAGTGGCTGGCGTGGTGGAAGAAGCAGGCACTGAGAACCCGTTTTCGCCGGGCGACCGGGTAATGGGGCTCGTGAATGGCGGCGGCTACGCAGAATATGCTGTTATGCGGGCCGACCGGGTGATGAGGATACCGGAGGCGTTCACGTATGCCGAAGCAGCGGCCGTTCCGGAGGTATTCTTAACGGCCTACCAGACGCTCTATTGGATCGGGCACCTGAATCAGCATGAATCTGTCCTGGTTCATGCCGGGGGAAGCGGTGTAGGCACAGCGGCCATTCAGCTGGCCAGCAAGCTTTCGTCAGCCCGTGTCCTTACCACCGCCGGATCAGCAGAAAAGCTGGCATTCACCCAAAAGCTCGGTGCAGATGTCTGCATTAACTATAAAGAACAGAATTTTGAGGAAGAGGTGCTTGCGGCTACCGATGATAAAGGCGTAAATGTGATTTTGGATTTTGTCGGGGCCTCCTACTGGGAACAGAACCTGAAAAGCATTCAGACTGACGGCCGATGGGTGTTGATTGGCGTGCTTGGCGGGGCGAACGTACCGAACGTGAACCTGATGAAGCTGTTAATGAAGCGCGTGCAGCTGACCGGGACGCTTCTTACGCCGCGGAGCGACGAATATAAAGCCGAGCTGAGCAGGGATTTTGTGAAGCATGCGATGTCGCACCTTGAGGACGGCTCCATTCGTCCTATCGTAGACACGGTGTTTTCATTTGAAAAAATCGCGGATGCGCACCGGCATATGCAGGACAATAAAAACATCGGAAAAATCATATTGGAATGGTAG
- the uvsE gene encoding UV DNA damage repair endonuclease UvsE: MTLRLGYVSQALALWNASPGKTMTLTRWQKMDPESRENKLREVTRLNLEHTIRMLHYNIAHDIPLYRFSSSLAPLATHDEAAWDYITPFTDLYKEIGRLVREHNIRPSFHPNQFTLFTSDKPNVTTNAVQDMEYHYHILEAMGLEQRAWINLHVGGAYGDKKAAVARFHENLQQLPEKIKARMTLENDDKTYTAGDVLAVCERENIPMMFDYHHFEANHSDDERLEELLPRFINTWAHTDSRPKIHLSSPKSPEAFRSHADYVDPEFNLPFLQALKQIGEPIDGMIEAKQKDYALLQLVEDLASRRNVTRTGGAELQWK; the protein is encoded by the coding sequence ATGACTTTACGACTCGGATACGTATCTCAGGCTCTCGCTCTCTGGAACGCTTCTCCGGGAAAAACAATGACACTGACGCGCTGGCAGAAGATGGATCCCGAAAGCCGCGAGAATAAGCTGCGGGAGGTCACCCGTTTAAATCTGGAGCATACGATCCGCATGCTTCATTACAATATCGCCCACGACATTCCGTTGTACCGGTTTTCTTCCTCGCTTGCGCCTCTTGCCACTCATGACGAGGCCGCCTGGGATTACATAACGCCTTTTACGGATTTATACAAGGAAATCGGCAGACTTGTGCGGGAGCACAATATCCGCCCGAGCTTTCACCCGAACCAGTTCACGCTATTTACAAGCGACAAGCCTAATGTCACCACCAATGCCGTGCAGGACATGGAGTACCACTACCATATACTTGAAGCGATGGGCCTTGAACAGAGGGCGTGGATCAACCTGCACGTCGGGGGAGCCTACGGCGATAAAAAAGCGGCTGTGGCACGGTTTCACGAAAACCTTCAGCAGCTGCCCGAAAAAATTAAGGCACGGATGACGCTCGAAAATGATGATAAGACGTACACAGCAGGCGACGTGCTCGCTGTCTGTGAACGGGAAAACATTCCAATGATGTTTGATTATCATCACTTCGAGGCCAACCATTCCGATGATGAACGTCTGGAGGAGCTGCTGCCCCGGTTTATTAATACATGGGCCCATACCGACAGCCGGCCGAAAATCCATCTTTCCTCGCCGAAATCACCCGAGGCCTTCCGCAGCCATGCCGATTACGTGGATCCGGAGTTTAATCTTCCGTTTCTGCAGGCCTTAAAACAGATCGGCGAGCCTATTGACGGGATGATTGAAGCAAAGCAGAAGGACTACGCGCTGCTGCAGCTTGTCGAAGACCTGGCTTCGCGGCGGAACGTGACAAGGACCGGCGGGGCAGAGCTCCAATGGAAATAA
- a CDS encoding nucleobase:cation symporter-2 family protein gives MANGTNGLRTFSLGLQHVLAMYAGAILVPLIVGRALELSAEQLAYLVAIDLLSCGVATLLQLWRGKHIGIGLPVMLGVSFVAVTPMISIGTNYGVTAIYGSILVAGLFVVIFARFFGKLQKLFPPIVRGTVVTIIGLSLIPTGIRNMAGGEGSENFGSLFNLLLSVGVLAVIILLFRMFTGFMRSLAVLIGIAGGTIAAAVMGRVSFGEVMEASWFHFPQPLYFGMPTFEIGPIITMIIVCSVIVVETTGAYYAVARITDRELNEDDLVRGYRSEGLAVIIGGLFNAFPYSTFAQNVGLLELSKVKTRNVIFSAAMTLIVLGLIPKVAALVVIIPTPVLGGATVVMFGMVVVAGLQMLRDVDFNEQSNQLVVACSVSLALGATVVPELFSSLPEGLAIIFGDGIITGSLAAIFINLLFNTQWKGEHVYNEEKQSKA, from the coding sequence ATGGCTAACGGAACCAACGGGCTTCGGACTTTTTCATTGGGACTTCAGCACGTGCTTGCAATGTACGCCGGAGCGATACTCGTTCCGCTTATTGTAGGCCGCGCCCTGGAGCTTTCAGCAGAACAGCTGGCATACTTAGTGGCAATTGACCTGCTTTCCTGCGGTGTAGCAACTCTGCTGCAGCTGTGGAGGGGAAAACATATCGGCATCGGGCTGCCCGTCATGCTCGGCGTATCATTTGTAGCAGTGACACCGATGATCAGCATTGGCACCAACTACGGCGTGACAGCTATTTACGGATCGATTCTTGTGGCCGGGCTGTTTGTCGTTATCTTCGCCAGATTTTTTGGAAAATTACAAAAGCTGTTCCCGCCGATTGTGCGCGGCACAGTTGTAACGATTATCGGACTTTCGCTTATTCCTACCGGCATCAGAAACATGGCCGGCGGAGAAGGAAGCGAAAACTTTGGCTCCCTTTTCAACCTGCTTTTATCAGTTGGGGTACTTGCAGTGATCATTCTTTTATTCCGGATGTTTACCGGGTTTATGCGGTCGCTCGCTGTCCTGATCGGTATTGCCGGCGGAACGATAGCTGCAGCCGTAATGGGCCGGGTCTCCTTTGGAGAAGTGATGGAAGCCTCATGGTTTCATTTTCCTCAGCCGCTGTACTTCGGCATGCCGACATTTGAAATTGGGCCGATTATCACGATGATCATTGTGTGCAGCGTGATCGTCGTTGAAACGACCGGTGCTTACTACGCAGTCGCCCGCATTACGGATCGTGAGCTGAACGAGGACGATCTGGTCCGGGGCTACCGTTCCGAAGGGCTCGCAGTCATTATCGGCGGCTTATTCAACGCTTTTCCCTACAGTACGTTTGCACAGAATGTAGGTCTGCTCGAGCTTTCAAAAGTAAAAACGAGAAACGTTATTTTCTCGGCGGCAATGACCCTGATCGTTCTGGGGCTGATTCCAAAGGTTGCTGCCCTGGTTGTCATCATTCCAACACCGGTGCTTGGCGGGGCCACTGTCGTCATGTTTGGAATGGTTGTCGTTGCAGGTCTGCAGATGCTCCGCGACGTCGATTTTAATGAACAGTCGAACCAGCTGGTGGTTGCGTGCTCCGTGTCGCTTGCACTCGGTGCCACAGTAGTGCCGGAGCTGTTTTCAAGCCTTCCGGAAGGGCTCGCCATCATCTTCGGGGACGGCATTATTACTGGTAGTTTAGCCGCAATTTTTATTAATCTCCTATTTAACACACAGTGGAAGGGGGAACATGTATATAATGAAGAAAAACAAAGCAAAGCCTGA
- a CDS encoding TetR/AcrR family transcriptional regulator, whose translation MAYNKKRRTTRKKKDLVETAHRLFLQEGIKAVTIGQLCVEASASKATFYKYFTDKEGILSEMLDGVMQESKDKMEELIEQSRKHGMTEEMLLKIFDMKEYESFFQSSFLTELMQDYPHVLADYSSRGEKIVMPAFRELVELAKEQGILRENINIDFFMSYAISLRQMVAYRIQQGEDVPGSITLEEYQTHFYDLFLYGIVKR comes from the coding sequence GTGGCATACAATAAAAAACGACGAACAACGAGAAAAAAGAAGGACCTGGTCGAAACCGCGCACCGTCTGTTTCTGCAGGAGGGGATTAAAGCGGTCACCATCGGGCAGCTGTGCGTGGAAGCCAGTGCAAGCAAGGCCACATTTTATAAATACTTTACAGACAAAGAAGGCATTTTAAGCGAAATGCTCGACGGCGTGATGCAGGAATCCAAAGACAAGATGGAAGAGCTGATCGAGCAAAGCAGAAAGCATGGAATGACTGAAGAGATGCTTTTGAAGATATTTGATATGAAGGAATACGAATCGTTTTTTCAATCGAGCTTTCTCACGGAATTAATGCAGGATTATCCGCATGTACTGGCCGATTACAGCAGCCGGGGCGAGAAAATAGTGATGCCGGCGTTCCGGGAGCTGGTGGAGCTGGCAAAAGAGCAGGGCATTCTCCGGGAAAATATAAATATTGATTTTTTCATGTCATATGCGATCTCGCTCCGGCAGATGGTCGCCTATCGGATTCAGCAGGGGGAGGATGTGCCGGGGAGTATAACGCTTGAAGAATACCAGACACATTTTTATGATTTGTTTTTGTACGGTATCGTTAAAAGATAA
- the uraH gene encoding hydroxyisourate hydrolase: MGLTTHVLDLASGRPGDGIALTLYRLDGSRRIKEAERITNADGRVDAPLLQAEAIQTAAYELEFQTGEYLRQKGWTKEEPHFLETVALRVTLSAEETSYHLPLLLSPYGYQTYRGS; encoded by the coding sequence ATGGGACTCACAACACATGTGCTGGATCTGGCTTCGGGACGTCCAGGGGATGGTATAGCTCTGACGCTGTACCGCCTGGACGGCAGCCGGAGAATCAAAGAAGCAGAACGGATAACCAATGCAGACGGGCGGGTGGATGCACCACTGCTGCAGGCAGAGGCCATTCAAACAGCAGCATATGAGCTGGAATTTCAAACAGGAGAATATCTCCGGCAAAAGGGATGGACGAAGGAGGAGCCGCATTTTCTGGAAACGGTGGCTCTCCGGGTTACACTCTCAGCGGAGGAAACGTCCTACCACCTTCCTCTGCTGTTATCTCCCTACGGCTATCAAACATATCGGGGAAGCTGA
- the allC gene encoding allantoate deiminase: MAVHSSNIIQDQIDQLLQWLSGFGKTEDGGVTRLLYDESWQQAQEAVKAKMEAMGLESRYDAVGNVFGRLEGTEKTDKVVMAGSHIDSVVNGGKYDGAYGVAAAMLAVERLKQAYGRPKQSIEIVSFCEEEGSRFPVTFWGSGHITGRLSEGETDVLKDTDGISIGQAMRACEFEAPASLPLKREDIDSFIELHVEQGGTLKKTNASVGVVSDIVGQRRYHITVEGESNHAGTTPMPERKDAVVLSSELITNITSMARRKDESMVATVGKMEITPNVPNVIASKVVFSLDVRHHSKALLEEIEQELENLYTVQAEKHGMNVSSNCWMEVEPVPMSKEVYETMYKAAESLHIPSQLMISGAGHDAQVMGSYYPTALLFVPSEAGVSHSPKEYTKSSDLEQGVKVLQETLLRLAY, from the coding sequence ATGGCTGTTCATTCTTCAAACATAATTCAGGATCAAATCGACCAGCTGCTGCAATGGCTTTCCGGCTTTGGAAAAACAGAGGATGGCGGTGTAACAAGGCTTTTATATGATGAATCGTGGCAGCAGGCACAGGAAGCAGTAAAGGCAAAAATGGAGGCAATGGGCCTTGAATCCCGCTATGATGCTGTTGGAAATGTATTTGGACGCTTGGAAGGGACAGAAAAAACGGACAAGGTCGTTATGGCCGGTTCCCACATTGATTCTGTCGTAAACGGCGGTAAATATGACGGCGCATACGGAGTAGCTGCAGCCATGCTCGCTGTAGAAAGGCTGAAGCAGGCTTACGGTCGGCCAAAGCAGAGCATTGAAATCGTATCATTCTGTGAGGAGGAAGGAAGTCGTTTTCCAGTCACGTTCTGGGGGTCGGGTCATATTACCGGAAGGCTGTCAGAGGGCGAAACAGACGTCCTGAAGGATACAGACGGCATTTCCATTGGTCAGGCAATGCGGGCATGTGAATTTGAAGCTCCTGCCTCGCTTCCGCTCAAGCGTGAAGATATAGACTCCTTCATTGAGCTTCATGTGGAACAGGGAGGGACGCTGAAAAAGACGAATGCTTCTGTGGGAGTAGTGTCAGATATTGTCGGGCAGCGCAGGTACCACATTACCGTGGAAGGAGAAAGCAATCACGCCGGAACCACTCCGATGCCGGAGCGCAAGGATGCAGTGGTATTATCAAGTGAACTGATTACAAATATCACCTCCATGGCCAGACGCAAGGATGAAAGCATGGTGGCCACGGTAGGCAAAATGGAAATTACGCCAAATGTACCGAACGTGATAGCTTCTAAAGTCGTTTTCAGCCTGGATGTCCGTCACCACAGCAAGGCGCTGCTCGAAGAAATTGAGCAGGAGCTTGAAAATTTGTACACCGTGCAGGCTGAAAAGCATGGCATGAACGTTTCTTCGAATTGCTGGATGGAGGTGGAGCCGGTGCCGATGAGCAAAGAGGTATATGAAACGATGTACAAAGCTGCTGAAAGCCTTCATATTCCCTCCCAGCTGATGATCAGCGGAGCCGGGCATGACGCGCAGGTCATGGGCAGCTATTATCCGACTGCACTGTTGTTTGTGCCAAGCGAGGCCGGCGTGAGCCACTCGCCGAAGGAATATACTAAATCCAGTGATTTGGAGCAGGGAGTAAAGGTGCTTCAAGAAACACTGCTTCGTTTAGCGTATTAG
- a CDS encoding ABC transporter ATP-binding protein encodes MNNLVKLEGVSKYFGKHTALEHVDLTIQNGETVGFLGPNGSGKSTTIRVMLGLLKKSGGEVELFGKDAWTGAVDIHKRVAYVPGDVNVWPNLTGGQVIDVLGKLHGKFNEEKRQQLIERFQLDPRKKSKTYSKGNRQKLALITAFASEADLYIFDEPTSGLDPLMASIFRECVRELKHEGKAVLLSSHILAEVEELCDRVSIIKEGKIIESGTLEELRHLTRISITAETEETVASLAERTDVHQWKADGSKVHFYVDAEGLAPVMQELSAAGVVSLESRPPTLEEIFLRHYESKAGEAG; translated from the coding sequence ATGAATAACCTGGTGAAATTAGAGGGCGTGTCAAAATATTTTGGGAAGCACACAGCGCTTGAGCATGTGGATTTGACGATCCAAAACGGAGAAACGGTAGGATTTTTAGGTCCGAACGGTTCAGGAAAGTCCACCACGATCCGGGTAATGCTCGGTCTGCTGAAAAAAAGCGGCGGTGAAGTGGAGCTGTTTGGCAAAGATGCGTGGACCGGGGCCGTAGACATTCATAAACGGGTGGCTTACGTACCGGGTGATGTGAACGTCTGGCCGAATTTAACCGGCGGTCAGGTGATTGATGTGCTAGGTAAGCTGCACGGTAAATTTAATGAGGAGAAACGCCAGCAGCTGATTGAACGCTTTCAGCTCGACCCGCGGAAAAAAAGCAAAACGTATTCGAAGGGAAACCGGCAGAAGCTCGCGCTCATCACGGCGTTCGCCTCGGAAGCGGACCTGTATATTTTTGACGAACCGACCTCGGGCCTGGACCCGTTAATGGCCTCCATCTTCCGGGAATGCGTACGGGAGCTTAAGCACGAAGGAAAGGCCGTACTGCTTTCGAGCCACATACTCGCAGAGGTGGAGGAGCTGTGTGACCGGGTCAGCATTATTAAAGAAGGAAAAATTATTGAGTCCGGTACGCTTGAGGAGCTGCGGCATTTAACGCGTATTTCCATTACGGCAGAAACGGAGGAGACGGTGGCCTCTTTAGCGGAACGAACCGATGTCCACCAGTGGAAGGCAGACGGTTCAAAGGTGCACTTTTATGTGGACGCGGAAGGGCTGGCGCCGGTCATGCAGGAGCTCTCAGCAGCAGGTGTGGTTTCATTGGAGTCAAGGCCGCCGACGCTTGAAGAGATTTTTCTTCGTCATTATGAATCGAAGGCAGGGGAAGCGGGATGA